In the Burkholderia glumae LMG 2196 = ATCC 33617 genome, one interval contains:
- a CDS encoding MFS transporter: MPVSRPAREPARLDAAFAKPPAAAGPLVVALALGFFLYLAFGVSRVGATILIVRENRPSIQLGIVMAMYSLAPLLIAVHAGAVATRLGPRSMLVGGGAVLLGGALLQAVPGPAVLLFPGALLCGVGFTLMQIALQLHIGECGAPGERVRRFGFFSLTQSAATSLAALLGGYLSGQWGVHAPLRLAALMGAVLLALLAARRRVFRSSRPARPAAEGAAAAEQAGRPRTRDRATLSLLRQRDVRKVLVAGALLAMAWDLHTFLVPFISRSVGLSAKQIGIVLGLFSGATFVIRVCLPGLVRLLSSIWIIRGALIVVGLGFAVYPWHTSYETMCVLAICLGLALGTAQPNLLALVHDVAAERDVGRLIGVRTILLNVGASLWPLCFGALGLPVVRFVLPAAGLVFVLAGLGFSLGRGAQRRDADAPAPPGAA, encoded by the coding sequence GTGCCGGTGAGTCGCCCCGCGCGCGAGCCGGCGCGGCTCGACGCCGCGTTCGCGAAGCCGCCGGCGGCGGCCGGGCCGCTGGTGGTTGCGCTCGCGCTCGGCTTCTTCCTGTATCTGGCCTTCGGCGTGAGCCGCGTCGGCGCGACGATCCTGATCGTGCGCGAAAACCGTCCCTCGATCCAACTCGGCATCGTGATGGCGATGTATTCGCTCGCCCCGTTGTTGATCGCGGTGCACGCCGGCGCTGTCGCAACGCGCCTCGGCCCGCGTTCGATGCTGGTCGGCGGCGGGGCGGTGCTGCTGGGCGGCGCGCTGCTGCAGGCGGTGCCGGGACCCGCCGTGCTGCTGTTTCCCGGGGCGCTGCTGTGCGGGGTCGGCTTCACCTTGATGCAGATTGCATTACAACTGCACATCGGCGAATGCGGGGCGCCGGGCGAACGGGTGCGCCGCTTCGGTTTCTTCTCGCTGACGCAGTCGGCCGCCACCTCGCTGGCCGCGCTGCTGGGCGGCTATCTGTCCGGACAATGGGGGGTCCATGCGCCGCTGCGGCTCGCGGCGCTGATGGGGGCAGTGCTGCTCGCGCTGCTCGCCGCACGGCGGCGGGTGTTCCGTTCGAGTCGGCCGGCGCGGCCCGCGGCCGAGGGCGCCGCGGCCGCCGAGCAGGCCGGCCGGCCGCGCACGCGCGATCGCGCGACACTGAGCCTGCTGCGCCAGCGCGACGTGCGCAAGGTGCTCGTGGCCGGCGCGCTGCTCGCGATGGCGTGGGACCTGCACACGTTCCTCGTGCCGTTCATCAGCCGCAGCGTTGGACTGTCGGCGAAGCAGATCGGCATCGTGCTCGGGCTCTTTTCCGGCGCCACGTTCGTGATCCGGGTCTGTCTGCCCGGGCTGGTCCGGCTCCTGTCCAGCATCTGGATCATCCGTGGCGCGTTAATCGTGGTGGGCCTCGGCTTCGCGGTCTATCCGTGGCACACGAGCTACGAGACCATGTGCGTGCTGGCGATCTGCCTGGGCCTGGCGCTCGGCACCGCGCAGCCCAACCTGCTCGCGCTGGTCCATGACGTGGCCGCCGAGCGCGACGTCGGCCGCTTGATCGGCGTGCGCACGATCCTGCTCAACGTCGGCGCGTCGCTGTGGCCGCTCTGCTTCGGCGCCCTCGGCTTGCCGGTGGTGCGTTTCGTGCTGCCGGCCGCCGGGCTGGTGTTCGTGCTCGCCGGCCTGGGGTTCTCGCTGGGGCGGGGCGCGCAGCGGCGCGATGCCGATGCGCCGGCACCGCCCGGCGCCGCGTGA
- a CDS encoding ATP-grasp domain-containing protein translates to MAFLVFNRSTKFDFYNWLADAQQDVYALTSKPMNRPGKYRMIRKFDDLGAPLADQLALELGRTAPIGFIASQSEYDMLRVAALREALGLPGQSVQSARAYRDKVLMKDHMAAAGIPTARYRRLALAPDLPGFIEEHGYPVVVKPVDAAGSRGVRVLREARDLHDFQREQTARQYMVETFVEGTMFHVNGLLRGGRYEFIVPYRYVNSSLDYQAAGCYGSLTMQPDTELGERLVTFCKRVIAALPATDPLAFHAEIFCAPDGTLLLNEIASRTAGSLIIELIEQDYGFNLSRAWVRAQCGLDSGIGEVRRPARYSASLMFPTREAVLRALPLTLPFEWCTNVYVNGRQGVVNGRAASYTDDVLSVIVSGESEAETSERVAQASAWLGERIEWQASH, encoded by the coding sequence ATGGCATTTCTGGTCTTCAACCGTTCCACCAAGTTCGATTTCTACAACTGGCTTGCCGATGCGCAGCAGGACGTATATGCGCTGACGAGCAAGCCGATGAACCGGCCCGGCAAGTACCGGATGATCCGCAAGTTCGACGACCTGGGCGCGCCGCTGGCCGACCAGCTCGCCCTGGAGCTGGGCCGGACCGCGCCGATCGGTTTCATCGCTTCCCAGTCCGAATACGACATGCTGCGCGTCGCGGCGCTGCGCGAGGCGCTCGGCCTGCCGGGGCAATCGGTGCAGAGCGCGCGCGCCTATCGTGACAAGGTGCTGATGAAGGACCACATGGCGGCCGCCGGCATTCCGACGGCGCGCTACCGGCGCCTGGCGCTGGCGCCCGATCTGCCCGGCTTCATCGAGGAGCACGGCTATCCGGTCGTGGTCAAGCCGGTGGACGCCGCCGGCTCGCGCGGCGTGCGCGTGCTGCGCGAGGCGCGCGATCTGCATGATTTCCAGCGTGAGCAGACAGCGCGGCAATACATGGTGGAGACCTTCGTCGAAGGCACGATGTTCCATGTCAACGGGCTGTTGCGCGGCGGGCGCTATGAGTTCATCGTGCCTTACCGCTACGTGAATTCGTCGCTCGACTACCAGGCCGCCGGCTGTTACGGCAGCCTGACGATGCAGCCCGACACCGAGCTCGGCGAGCGGCTGGTGACGTTCTGCAAGCGGGTGATCGCGGCGCTGCCGGCCACCGATCCGCTCGCGTTCCATGCCGAGATCTTCTGTGCGCCCGACGGTACGCTGCTGCTCAACGAAATCGCGAGCCGTACCGCCGGCTCGCTGATCATCGAGCTGATCGAGCAGGACTACGGCTTCAACCTGAGCCGCGCCTGGGTGCGCGCGCAGTGCGGGCTCGACAGCGGCATCGGTGAGGTGCGGCGCCCGGCACGCTATTCGGCGTCGCTGATGTTCCCGACTCGCGAGGCGGTCCTGCGCGCGCTGCCGTTGACCTTGCCGTTCGAGTGGTGCACGAACGTCTACGTGAACGGACGTCAGGGCGTCGTGAACGGCCGCGCGGCGTCCTATACCGACGACGTGCTGAGCGTGATCGTCAGTGGCGAGAGCGAGGCCGAGACGAGCGAGCGCGTCGCGCAGGCCAGCGCCTGGCTCGGCGAGCGCATCGAATGGCAGGCGTCGCATTGA
- a CDS encoding PhzF family phenazine biosynthesis protein has product MIRHGTPARAFTVDGEHGNAAFVFATEAAAQVDFEACVALARRQQGEVTWLRRGAGSADAGLRFFTPGGEIAFCGHGLLAAAAWADAHDGPRASRVFEIGGKPVSVLGDGARRWSYAQDGGGSEPLDAGLLDDALRALGIARIDALRAAGATLARSVGAPREKLLLELPDAALLAAISIDPAQRDALCERLGATGIYVFAVRDRVAPRLAARHFPHRVGTQEDMATGGIAPTVVRYARLAEAGTAAGAAVVIDQGGPACGLARLVVSPSAGAWRVAGECVIEPAVPLVGIVREVC; this is encoded by the coding sequence ATGATCCGGCATGGCACGCCCGCTAGGGCATTCACGGTCGATGGCGAGCACGGCAATGCCGCCTTCGTGTTCGCTACCGAGGCGGCGGCGCAGGTCGACTTCGAGGCATGCGTGGCGCTGGCGCGGCGTCAGCAGGGCGAAGTCACCTGGCTGCGTCGCGGCGCCGGCTCGGCCGATGCCGGCCTGCGCTTCTTCACCCCGGGCGGCGAGATCGCGTTCTGCGGGCACGGCCTGCTGGCCGCCGCCGCTTGGGCCGACGCGCACGACGGCCCGCGCGCGAGCCGGGTGTTCGAGATCGGCGGCAAGCCGGTGTCGGTCCTCGGCGACGGTGCGCGGCGCTGGTCCTATGCGCAGGATGGAGGGGGCTCGGAACCCCTGGATGCGGGGCTGCTCGACGACGCGCTGCGAGCGCTCGGTATCGCGCGGATCGACGCGCTGCGTGCGGCCGGCGCGACGCTGGCGCGTTCGGTCGGCGCGCCGCGCGAGAAGCTGTTGCTCGAATTGCCCGATGCGGCGCTGCTGGCCGCGATCTCGATCGACCCCGCGCAGCGCGATGCGCTTTGCGAGCGGCTGGGGGCCACCGGCATCTATGTCTTCGCCGTCCGCGACCGGGTCGCGCCGCGGCTGGCCGCGCGGCATTTCCCGCATCGCGTGGGCACGCAGGAGGACATGGCCACCGGCGGCATCGCGCCCACCGTGGTCCGTTACGCGCGCCTCGCCGAGGCGGGCACTGCTGCCGGCGCCGCTGTCGTGATCGACCAGGGCGGACCCGCTTGCGGCCTCGCGCGCCTCGTCGTGTCGCCGTCCGCAGGCGCATGGCGCGTGGCGGGCGAATGCGTGATCGAGCCCGCCGTGCCGCTGGTCGGCATCGTGCGCGAGGTCTGCTGA
- a CDS encoding PIG-L deacetylase family protein encodes MSNRLLVVAAHPGDFVWRAAGTMLRHRAEGHDVKVVCLSFGVMGEAGRLWKEAHATHATVKRAREAEARRAAELLDVELECFDLDDYPLEVTRESTVRLNRIIRQFRPDAIVTHPPVDPGNVDHANSCEMVQQARVFATAPGHGPDMVAPSSLFYFEPHQPELCDFQANLFVDISKLWERKRQVFECIASQQGVWAYYERVALQRGAQASRRATQTITHAEAFQRAFPAVAPLLA; translated from the coding sequence TAACCGTCTGCTCGTCGTCGCGGCGCACCCGGGCGATTTCGTCTGGCGTGCCGCGGGCACCATGCTTCGCCATCGCGCCGAGGGGCACGACGTGAAGGTCGTCTGCCTGTCGTTCGGCGTGATGGGCGAGGCCGGCAGGCTCTGGAAGGAAGCGCACGCCACGCACGCCACGGTCAAGCGCGCGCGCGAAGCCGAGGCGCGGCGGGCGGCCGAACTGCTCGACGTCGAACTCGAATGCTTCGATCTCGACGACTATCCGCTCGAGGTCACGCGCGAGAGCACGGTGCGGCTGAACCGGATCATCCGGCAATTCCGTCCCGATGCCATCGTCACGCATCCCCCGGTCGATCCCGGCAACGTCGATCACGCCAACAGCTGCGAGATGGTGCAGCAGGCTCGCGTGTTCGCGACCGCGCCGGGCCATGGGCCCGACATGGTGGCGCCGTCGAGCCTGTTTTATTTCGAACCCCATCAGCCGGAGCTGTGCGACTTCCAGGCGAATCTGTTCGTCGACATCTCGAAGCTCTGGGAGCGCAAGCGCCAAGTGTTCGAGTGCATTGCGTCGCAGCAGGGCGTATGGGCCTACTACGAGCGGGTCGCGCTGCAGCGCGGTGCGCAGGCGAGCCGTCGTGCGACGCAGACGATCACGCATGCGGAAGCGTTCCAGCGCGCCTTCCCGGCGGTGGCGCCGCTGCTGGCCTGA